A stretch of the Asticcacaulis sp. ZE23SCel15 genome encodes the following:
- the copD gene encoding copper homeostasis membrane protein CopD — MELASLARFLQYAAASGLFGTAVFFIAFLPKQGDAAASRLGWPRPFLRACAIILLIGAALSLASQAAMMNGVSLSQLDWAAIDIVLTGTSWGAGIGARIGLGLFLLICLFTLPAAQRLWWVSAVTGALIMISFAWTGHGAATEGRGAMIHLISDIAHLLAAALWIGALMAFLILLLTTNTQPAHHQKALYEALYGFSGMGTALVAVLVLSGVINSLFLIGLDRLSLITTSPYGLWLLAKLAIFIGMLVLAALNRFQLTPQFEGSLDHAQSGYVDDALKALRHSLILETAAGMAVLVIVAILGMLEPISAL; from the coding sequence CCAGCGGCCTGTTTGGCACGGCGGTGTTTTTCATCGCTTTCCTGCCTAAACAGGGCGATGCCGCCGCCAGCCGTCTGGGCTGGCCACGTCCATTCCTGCGTGCTTGCGCAATAATACTGTTGATAGGGGCCGCCCTGTCCCTTGCCTCGCAAGCGGCGATGATGAACGGTGTGTCCCTGTCGCAACTGGATTGGGCCGCCATTGATATCGTCTTAACCGGCACTTCCTGGGGAGCCGGGATAGGCGCGCGCATCGGCCTTGGTCTGTTCTTACTGATTTGCCTGTTTACCCTCCCCGCCGCCCAGCGTTTATGGTGGGTTAGTGCCGTCACAGGCGCATTGATCATGATTAGCTTTGCCTGGACCGGCCATGGTGCGGCCACCGAAGGTCGTGGGGCCATGATCCATCTGATCAGCGATATCGCCCATTTGTTGGCTGCCGCTTTGTGGATCGGGGCACTGATGGCGTTTCTGATCTTGCTGCTGACCACCAACACACAACCCGCTCACCATCAAAAGGCGCTTTACGAAGCCCTGTATGGTTTTTCCGGCATGGGCACAGCCTTAGTGGCGGTTTTAGTTCTCAGTGGCGTGATCAACAGCCTGTTCCTGATAGGACTTGACCGCCTGTCACTGATCACCACCTCGCCCTATGGTCTGTGGTTATTGGCCAAGTTAGCCATCTTTATCGGGATGCTGGTTCTGGCCGCACTCAACCGTTTTCAACTGACGCCACAGTTTGAAGGCAGCCTTGACCATGCCCAGTCCGGCTATGTCGATGATGCCCTCAAAGCCCTGCGCCATAGTTTGATTTTGGAAACTGCGGCGGGCATGGCGGTGCTGGTTATTGTAGCGATTTTGGGCATGCTGGAACCGATATCAGCACTGTAA
- a CDS encoding lipopolysaccharide biosynthesis protein, producing MFRKGLIGYLPANILQGVIGFATLMVFTRILSPEDYGRYALAFGVSSLAQTVCFTWLEAAMARFYPAEVRDDVEAPALYGSVYRLFAGVTVVFAVMSGIGLWLWPAGEDPALKIAVAYGLGAVVFRSLIKLVQEQRRSEGRVGAASLLDMLQTAGGFGFGVAFALLGTGGGSPLLGAAVIALICLPFFAREDWSRAVRGRFDAERARQYAHYGFPIAASLVLTLALYTADRFLIAHYLSEADAGAYHAGYSLASRILDVLFIWFGAAGTPAMVHALESGGEKALKTTAAEQIKTMSFILFPAVGGLIMVAPAFGELMIGEELRAKAVSITTLVALGALFSGLNTYYFLQAFTLAKKTRLLVVAMLIPAVANIALNVLLIPRLGLIGAAWACALSFGAGLIGSWLLGLRTLPLPVPAADLAKTALCTAAMMAVIAALPSHGGIIELVLKSATGAIIYGFCAYFFNLHGIRAHLLRFYNLFRAKLGV from the coding sequence ATGTTCCGTAAAGGCCTGATCGGCTATCTGCCCGCCAATATTCTGCAAGGGGTAATCGGGTTCGCCACTCTGATGGTGTTCACCCGCATCCTGTCGCCAGAGGATTATGGCCGCTATGCGCTGGCGTTCGGGGTATCATCTCTGGCCCAGACGGTGTGTTTTACCTGGCTGGAAGCGGCCATGGCGCGCTTTTATCCGGCTGAGGTCAGAGATGATGTAGAGGCCCCGGCCCTGTACGGCAGCGTATACCGTCTGTTTGCCGGGGTGACGGTCGTCTTTGCAGTCATGAGCGGGATAGGTCTGTGGCTTTGGCCCGCCGGTGAAGATCCGGCGCTGAAGATTGCCGTCGCTTACGGCCTTGGGGCCGTGGTGTTCCGCAGCCTGATCAAGCTGGTGCAGGAACAGCGCCGTTCCGAAGGCCGGGTCGGGGCCGCCTCCCTCCTTGATATGCTGCAAACCGCAGGCGGGTTCGGCTTTGGGGTCGCGTTTGCACTGCTGGGCACCGGCGGGGGATCGCCACTGTTAGGAGCCGCCGTTATCGCCCTGATCTGCCTGCCGTTTTTTGCGCGTGAAGACTGGAGCCGCGCCGTCCGTGGCCGGTTTGATGCCGAACGCGCCAGACAATACGCCCACTATGGCTTTCCGATTGCCGCCTCACTGGTGCTGACGCTGGCGCTCTATACCGCTGACCGGTTTTTGATCGCGCATTATCTGAGTGAGGCCGATGCCGGGGCCTATCATGCCGGCTACAGTCTGGCGTCACGTATACTGGATGTGCTGTTCATCTGGTTCGGGGCGGCGGGTACACCGGCCATGGTTCATGCGCTCGAATCCGGCGGCGAAAAAGCGTTGAAAACCACCGCCGCAGAGCAGATCAAGACCATGAGCTTTATCCTGTTTCCTGCCGTCGGCGGCCTGATCATGGTCGCCCCGGCCTTTGGGGAGTTGATGATCGGCGAAGAACTGCGCGCCAAAGCCGTCAGCATCACCACTTTGGTGGCGTTGGGGGCACTGTTTTCGGGCCTGAATACCTATTACTTCCTTCAGGCCTTTACGCTGGCTAAAAAAACTCGCCTGCTGGTGGTCGCCATGCTGATCCCGGCGGTCGCCAATATCGCGCTTAACGTGCTGCTAATCCCGCGCTTGGGCCTGATCGGGGCGGCATGGGCGTGCGCTTTGAGTTTCGGGGCCGGTTTGATCGGCTCGTGGCTGCTTGGCCTGCGCACCCTCCCCCTGCCCGTACCCGCCGCAGACTTGGCCAAAACCGCGCTGTGTACGGCGGCGATGATGGCGGTGATCGCGGCCCTGCCGTCACATGGCGGTATCATCGAACTGGTGCTGAAATCGGCCACGGGTGCGATTATTTACGGATTTTGCGCGTATTTTTTCAATTTGCACGGTATTCGGGCACACTTACTAAGATTTTATAATCTATTTCGCGCTAAGCTTGGCGTATGA
- a CDS encoding AsmA family protein, translated as MRLRNGVSHVPRKVLWGIGAVLAVALAIIIFLAQPNWNWFRPTLSSIVSDKLNRPVEITGNLRVKLFSFTPNTRISGLKIGQPDWAKPALKANMAEVQQLNITTELMPLFIGRVVLPRVEITQPVVTLFQDQTGRANWNFSSGAKSSKPFKLPPIKTFIINDGQLSYNSLSRRLNFTGTVSAQETAGAGRKYAFNLNGDGRLNQRVFELEATGGPLLNVRTDKPYPFDMMVRAGPTRLTAKGRVLRPFNLGQLDGNVSVSGRSLAELYEITGLTLPNTPAYTITARVGRDERVYHINRINGRIGGSDVAGDLKVDLNNEGRPYLTGDISSKMLDFKDLGTLFGATAANRPDAPELDASPEATRAVRRLLPDVPLDVARVRGMDAKVNYKALSVKTRPNWPLRQVNLGIGLDKGRLTLDPVEFDFPNGRLTGMADIDARTDVQTNHIDMRLTGLRIQDFTPTIGGADPVEGRLDARIRATGTGHTVHDAAASANGDFALVMPQGTIRQSFAELMGVNATKGLFLLLSKDKKETPVRCAIAGFKITNGTMQAQNIVFDTEVVRVNGSGRINLKDESLDLVFEGKPKKFRLVRVDVPIVIGGNLTQPKIGLDAKTAIAQGGIAAAFNNVLPFVNLDYAGDANCAALEAQTQSKVRR; from the coding sequence GTGCGGCTGCGTAACGGTGTTTCGCATGTGCCGCGTAAGGTGTTGTGGGGGATTGGTGCCGTGCTGGCCGTTGCGCTGGCGATCATCATTTTTCTGGCCCAGCCCAACTGGAACTGGTTCAGGCCCACCCTGTCGTCGATCGTGTCGGATAAACTCAACCGACCGGTCGAGATTACCGGCAATCTCCGGGTCAAGCTGTTTAGTTTTACGCCAAACACGCGCATCAGCGGCCTTAAAATCGGCCAGCCGGACTGGGCGAAACCCGCGCTTAAAGCCAACATGGCGGAGGTTCAGCAACTCAATATTACGACCGAGCTTATGCCGCTGTTTATCGGGCGGGTGGTGTTGCCGCGTGTTGAGATCACCCAGCCAGTTGTTACTCTGTTTCAGGATCAGACGGGGCGCGCCAACTGGAACTTCAGCAGCGGCGCCAAATCATCAAAGCCGTTCAAGCTGCCGCCCATCAAAACCTTTATCATCAATGATGGCCAGCTTAGCTATAACAGCCTGAGCCGCCGACTGAATTTTACCGGCACCGTGAGCGCACAGGAAACCGCAGGCGCGGGGCGAAAATATGCCTTTAATCTCAATGGCGATGGCCGGTTAAATCAGCGCGTGTTTGAACTGGAGGCCACCGGCGGGCCGCTGCTCAATGTGCGTACCGATAAACCCTATCCGTTTGATATGATGGTGCGCGCAGGCCCGACGCGCCTTACCGCCAAAGGCCGCGTTTTGAGGCCGTTCAATCTGGGGCAGCTTGACGGCAATGTCTCGGTCAGCGGGCGCAGTCTGGCGGAGCTTTATGAGATTACCGGCCTGACCCTGCCCAACACGCCAGCCTACACGATAACCGCCCGCGTGGGCCGTGATGAGCGCGTTTATCACATCAACCGCATCAATGGCCGGATCGGCGGCAGCGATGTGGCGGGTGACCTTAAGGTCGATCTGAATAATGAGGGGCGGCCCTATCTGACCGGCGACATCAGTTCAAAAATGCTCGATTTTAAGGACTTGGGCACGCTGTTTGGCGCGACGGCGGCTAACCGGCCAGATGCCCCTGAACTGGACGCCTCACCCGAAGCCACCCGCGCGGTGCGGCGTCTGCTGCCGGATGTACCGCTTGATGTCGCCCGCGTGCGCGGTATGGACGCCAAGGTCAATTATAAGGCACTGTCAGTTAAGACGCGGCCCAATTGGCCGCTGCGTCAGGTCAATCTGGGGATCGGGCTCGACAAAGGTAGGCTAACCCTTGATCCGGTCGAGTTCGACTTCCCCAATGGTCGCCTGACCGGCATGGCGGATATTGATGCCCGCACGGACGTTCAGACGAACCATATCGACATGCGTCTGACGGGTTTGCGTATACAAGATTTTACGCCCACCATCGGCGGCGCTGATCCGGTCGAGGGCAGGCTGGATGCCCGTATTCGCGCCACCGGCACCGGCCACACGGTTCATGACGCGGCAGCGTCTGCTAATGGTGATTTCGCGTTGGTCATGCCGCAGGGCACCATTCGTCAGAGCTTTGCGGAACTGATGGGCGTCAATGCCACCAAGGGGCTGTTTCTATTGCTGTCCAAAGATAAAAAAGAAACCCCGGTACGGTGCGCGATTGCCGGGTTTAAAATTACCAATGGCACTATGCAGGCCCAGAATATTGTTTTTGATACCGAAGTGGTGCGCGTCAACGGCTCAGGACGTATCAATCTTAAGGATGAGAGCCTTGATCTGGTGTTTGAGGGTAAGCCCAAGAAATTCCGGCTGGTACGGGTTGATGTCCCGATCGTTATCGGCGGCAACCTGACCCAGCCAAAGATTGGCCTGGATGCCAAAACCGCGATTGCCCAAGGCGGGATTGCGGCGGCGTTCAACAATGTTCTGCCGTTCGTCAATCTTGACTATGCCGGGGATGCCAACTGTGCAGCCCTTGAGGCGCAAACCCAGTCTAAGGTCCGCAGGTAG
- a CDS encoding undecaprenyl-phosphate glucose phosphotransferase translates to MLIDLIRPEATNAGPSQTQADQRARLTEALHVRRGPFRPQRLVSLRERKSGYWAAYVFRMVDICALVFFGFLGISAHSAGQILALPVGDVLPFLCATITVAMTLSAFGLYRLNRTEKLWERLMKVAGSVGMGAIAGFAVTSLISGATAFPPALEMWAAATLAFFSLLHLLWFTTVARWRRQGRLTPNIVIVGATKHAQRLIDGALARRDVNILGIFDDRLARNPDTVLGVPVLGDTKALLSHKITPYVDQIVVALDPSAKARVKDIITRLKSLPNEVSLLVDMHNDEGREAALSRMADQPLARVSGITEDDKRAFNKRIQDMLIGVTALIVFAPIMVVIAALIKLDSPGPVFFRQRRHGFNNEAIMVWKFRSMRTDAEDATASQQVTAGDERVTRIGRIIRKTSLDELPQLFNVIMGEMSLVGPRPHAIGMKTGPDESARLVAEYAWRHRMKPGMTGWAAVNGSRGPLHNADDVRRRISLDVDYIERQSLWLDLYIMMMTLPCILGDRKAIR, encoded by the coding sequence ATGCTTATCGACCTTATTCGGCCTGAAGCGACAAATGCGGGCCCAAGCCAGACGCAGGCAGATCAACGCGCCCGCCTGACCGAAGCCCTGCACGTCCGGCGCGGGCCGTTCCGCCCGCAGCGGCTGGTGTCTTTGCGTGAACGCAAGAGCGGCTACTGGGCGGCCTATGTGTTCCGTATGGTTGATATCTGCGCCCTTGTTTTCTTTGGATTTCTGGGCATCAGTGCCCATTCTGCCGGTCAGATACTGGCGCTGCCGGTCGGTGATGTCCTGCCGTTTCTGTGCGCCACAATTACGGTCGCCATGACCCTGTCGGCGTTCGGGCTTTACCGCCTCAACCGCACCGAAAAGCTGTGGGAACGGCTGATGAAGGTCGCCGGTTCCGTCGGGATGGGGGCTATCGCTGGCTTTGCCGTCACCAGTCTGATCAGCGGGGCCACGGCCTTTCCCCCGGCCCTTGAGATGTGGGCGGCGGCGACACTGGCGTTTTTCAGCCTGCTGCATCTGCTGTGGTTTACCACCGTGGCGCGCTGGCGTAGGCAAGGGCGCCTGACGCCGAACATCGTGATTGTAGGCGCGACCAAGCACGCCCAGCGCCTGATTGACGGGGCTCTGGCGCGGCGCGATGTCAATATATTGGGTATTTTCGACGACCGGCTGGCGCGCAATCCGGATACGGTTCTGGGCGTGCCGGTGCTGGGCGACACCAAGGCCTTACTCAGCCATAAGATCACCCCCTATGTCGATCAGATCGTGGTGGCGCTTGATCCGTCGGCCAAGGCGCGCGTCAAGGACATCATCACCCGCCTCAAAAGCCTGCCCAACGAAGTGTCGCTGCTGGTTGACATGCATAATGACGAAGGCCGCGAAGCCGCTCTGTCGCGCATGGCCGATCAGCCTTTGGCGCGTGTGTCCGGCATTACCGAGGACGATAAGCGTGCCTTCAACAAGCGTATTCAGGATATGCTGATCGGGGTGACCGCCCTGATCGTGTTTGCACCGATCATGGTGGTGATTGCCGCCCTGATTAAGCTGGACAGCCCCGGCCCGGTCTTCTTCCGTCAACGCCGCCACGGCTTTAATAACGAAGCTATTATGGTGTGGAAATTCCGCTCCATGCGCACCGATGCCGAAGATGCGACCGCGTCTCAGCAAGTGACTGCTGGCGACGAGCGCGTGACCCGCATCGGCCGGATTATTCGGAAGACCAGCCTTGATGAACTGCCGCAGTTGTTCAATGTCATCATGGGCGAAATGTCGCTGGTTGGCCCCCGCCCCCACGCCATCGGCATGAAAACCGGCCCGGACGAGTCGGCACGTCTGGTGGCCGAATACGCCTGGCGCCACCGCATGAAGCCCGGCATGACCGGCTGGGCCGCCGTCAATGGCTCACGCGGTCCGCTGCATAATGCCGACGATGTGCGCCGACGTATCAGCCTTGATGTCGACTATATCGAGCGGCAATCACTGTGGCTGGATCTGTACATCATGATGATGACCCTTCCGTGCATATTGGGCGACCGTAAGGCGATCCGCTAA